From the genome of Thermoflexus hugenholtzii, one region includes:
- a CDS encoding response regulator transcription factor — MGEAGELGLPVVLLIEDDPDLGPLIRDGLVRSGFAVELASTLEAALRRLGREPMPELIVLDLSLPDADGLEALRVLRALPLPGDPPSILVLTVYRDPKLRVEALEGGADDFMTKPFQSEELVARLRALLRRRIGRIRMPRSVGPLELDPRLRTVRWGDRCTMLSFSEWIILWRLAARPGIWIPIKELAEAGPEDPVFLSEGAVRVLIHRLRHRLREAFGDRVQIESARGAGYRLILRSG, encoded by the coding sequence ATGGGGGAAGCCGGGGAGCTGGGCCTGCCGGTCGTTCTGCTGATCGAAGATGACCCGGATCTCGGCCCCCTGATCCGGGACGGGCTGGTTCGGTCCGGCTTCGCGGTGGAGCTGGCATCGACCCTGGAGGCGGCCCTGCGACGGCTGGGCCGGGAGCCGATGCCGGAGCTGATCGTGCTGGACCTCTCCCTTCCGGATGCGGATGGCCTGGAGGCGTTGCGCGTGCTTCGGGCGCTGCCGCTGCCGGGAGATCCGCCCTCCATCCTCGTCCTCACCGTTTATCGGGATCCGAAGCTGCGGGTGGAGGCCCTGGAGGGAGGGGCCGATGATTTCATGACCAAGCCCTTCCAGAGCGAGGAGCTGGTGGCCCGTTTGCGCGCCCTTCTCCGGAGACGCATCGGGCGGATCCGGATGCCCCGATCCGTGGGCCCTCTGGAGCTGGATCCGCGCCTCCGGACGGTGCGCTGGGGGGATCGTTGCACGATGCTTTCGTTTTCGGAATGGATCATTCTCTGGCGGCTGGCGGCGCGGCCCGGGATCTGGATCCCGATCAAGGAGCTGGCGGAGGCCGGCCCGGAGGATCCCGTCTTCCTCAGCGAGGGAGCCGTCCGCGTGCTGATCCACCGCCTTCGTCATCGGCTCCGGGAGGCCTTCGGGGATCGGGTGCAGATCGAAAGCGCGCGCGGCGCGGGCTATCGTCTGATCCTCCGAAGCGGATGA
- a CDS encoding A24 family peptidase, with amino-acid sequence MDGVELAVRVGVTGIALGAAWTDLRDRRIPNALTLPAMGGLVLLQALRGQGGSALAGAALAAGVFLLPVFLVGPERAGAGDLKLGVVLGLALGFPRVMEALLIAFGVTALGGGALWALGRLPPDRTLPMGPGLALGALWGLWGPG; translated from the coding sequence ATGGACGGGGTGGAGCTGGCGGTGCGGGTGGGTGTGACCGGGATCGCCCTGGGGGCGGCGTGGACCGATCTGCGGGATCGGCGGATCCCCAATGCGTTGACGTTGCCGGCGATGGGCGGGCTGGTCCTTCTGCAGGCGCTGCGGGGCCAGGGGGGGAGCGCCCTGGCCGGGGCCGCCCTGGCGGCGGGGGTCTTCCTCCTGCCGGTTTTCCTGGTGGGCCCGGAGCGGGCGGGGGCGGGGGACCTCAAGCTGGGGGTGGTGCTGGGGCTGGCCCTGGGCTTCCCGCGGGTGATGGAGGCGTTGCTCATCGCCTTCGGCGTCACGGCCCTGGGGGGAGGGGCGCTGTGGGCCCTGGGCCGGCTCCCGCCCGATCGCACCCTGCCGATGGGGCCCGGGCTGGCCCTGGGGGCCCTCTGGGGCCTGTGGGGGCCGGGTTGA
- a CDS encoding HAMP domain-containing sensor histidine kinase, producing the protein MGWRAQYLIITVLGAVTTYLVLFLSIPQEVAALLTAQEQGYREAAGALLTAYVRARATAGVAPEVALQEVGQALAPYTLYALPPAELPRFPQVVPLGISLSDGRQLAMGPGSALCPSCGAPGFYFRLFRMSLLVWIAVLAVHVFLWARFSFWLRRIRAAARAIAAGDPAPPLPPSSSDELGQIADALQEIARSLQRFREIRRRFLLVASHELLTPISLLLGELEAVAEAPEGSEARLRVRRAAFHARHLARLIEDMLVMAREDRAVFPIRPEPADLAELLLGTVEGMLPRIEASGRRLVVALERVPLPVRADPARLRQVLENLLENARRYSRPGEEIRVTAGAGEQAMVEIRGGASGEGRGGMGLGLEIARALVAAHGGSMEFLEGPGGAWTVRLLLPLDPGASESLGEEG; encoded by the coding sequence ATGGGCTGGAGGGCGCAATACCTGATCATCACCGTCCTGGGCGCCGTCACCACCTACCTGGTCCTGTTCCTCTCCATCCCTCAGGAGGTGGCGGCGCTGCTAACGGCCCAGGAGCAGGGATACCGGGAGGCGGCCGGCGCCCTCCTGACCGCCTACGTCCGGGCGCGGGCGACCGCAGGGGTCGCTCCGGAGGTCGCCCTGCAGGAAGTCGGTCAGGCGCTGGCCCCTTACACCCTGTATGCGCTGCCCCCGGCGGAGCTCCCGCGCTTCCCGCAGGTCGTTCCCCTGGGGATCTCCCTCTCGGATGGCCGGCAGCTGGCCATGGGCCCGGGGTCGGCCCTCTGCCCGAGCTGCGGCGCCCCGGGGTTCTACTTCCGCCTGTTCAGGATGTCGCTGCTGGTCTGGATCGCCGTGCTGGCCGTTCACGTGTTCCTCTGGGCCCGTTTTTCGTTCTGGCTGCGGCGCATCCGGGCGGCGGCCCGGGCCATCGCGGCCGGGGATCCGGCCCCGCCCCTCCCTCCTTCTTCGTCGGACGAGCTGGGTCAGATCGCCGACGCCCTTCAGGAGATCGCCCGCTCCCTCCAGCGATTCCGGGAGATCCGACGGCGGTTCCTCCTGGTCGCCTCCCATGAGCTGCTGACCCCTATCAGCCTGCTCCTCGGCGAGCTGGAGGCCGTTGCGGAGGCCCCGGAGGGCTCCGAGGCCCGCCTTCGCGTCCGCCGGGCGGCCTTTCACGCCCGCCATCTGGCCCGGCTGATCGAAGACATGCTGGTGATGGCCCGGGAGGATCGAGCCGTCTTCCCGATCCGCCCGGAGCCGGCGGATCTGGCGGAGCTCCTGCTGGGGACGGTGGAGGGGATGCTCCCCCGCATCGAGGCCTCCGGACGCCGGCTGGTGGTGGCGCTGGAACGGGTCCCCCTGCCGGTCCGGGCGGATCCGGCGCGGTTGCGACAGGTTCTGGAGAACCTCCTGGAGAACGCCCGACGCTACAGCCGGCCGGGGGAGGAGATCCGGGTGACGGCGGGGGCTGGGGAGCAGGCCATGGTGGAGATCCGGGGCGGGGCGAGCGGGGAGGGGCGCGGGGGGATGGGGCTGGGCCTGGAGATCGCCCGCGCCCTGGTCGCCGCCCACGGCGGATCCATGGAGTTCCTGGAGGGGCCGGGCGGCGCGTGGACCGTCCGCCTGCTGTTGCCTCTGGACCCGGGGGCATCCGAATCGTTGGGGGAGGAGGGGTGA